In Blastopirellula sediminis, the following proteins share a genomic window:
- a CDS encoding S1C family serine protease: MTLTSTIRFAAILLALSACGLATGLVCAEELPQFEAAAKKLTDATVTVRMIALPAAPQGAEADPLAKQPNSPSRVTVCTGVAIAPKRIVTCLRYEAGSRLRVTLADGRQADAQLKVIDHFSTLAILELTELEVPAITLSPKEPASGRWVISAAGWGAAQAVQTFGMLGAVDRKIPGAELPPLLECDLRGAATAAGSGIANPDATLAGIVVAVQKPNDDAPRTYAVPSKHIERLLASEAADKVVVLQRRRPTLGLTLTAGEKAETVVVEKVEENGPAAQAGIAKGDQVLAVDGLYIRSVYQAIGPVLAKQPGDKIRLKVLQGEKLATIDVTLGGGVEFPNQIALLGPDRRLLNDPRIELARLAAKEREPRDPLAVMEAAGEDEQPVDPRDEQIEILQRAIDRYAKLIEFYQQQLDAEREKVKQLEAEK, from the coding sequence ATGACTTTGACGTCGACAATTCGATTCGCAGCAATCCTGCTGGCGTTGTCCGCCTGCGGCTTGGCTACCGGCCTGGTCTGCGCGGAAGAGCTGCCGCAGTTCGAAGCTGCCGCGAAGAAGCTGACCGACGCCACCGTCACGGTCCGGATGATCGCGCTGCCGGCCGCGCCGCAAGGCGCAGAGGCCGATCCGCTCGCCAAGCAACCCAACTCGCCGTCGCGGGTCACCGTTTGCACCGGCGTCGCGATTGCGCCCAAGCGCATCGTCACCTGCCTCCGCTACGAAGCTGGGAGTCGCCTCCGCGTGACGCTGGCTGACGGTCGTCAGGCCGACGCGCAGTTGAAAGTGATCGACCATTTCTCGACCCTGGCGATTCTCGAGCTGACCGAACTGGAAGTCCCCGCGATCACGCTGTCGCCGAAAGAACCTGCTTCTGGCCGCTGGGTGATTTCGGCCGCTGGTTGGGGCGCCGCTCAAGCGGTGCAAACCTTCGGCATGCTCGGAGCGGTCGACCGCAAAATCCCCGGGGCCGAACTTCCGCCGCTGCTCGAGTGCGATCTCCGCGGCGCTGCAACCGCGGCTGGATCAGGGATCGCCAATCCTGACGCCACGCTCGCCGGCATCGTCGTCGCCGTGCAAAAGCCGAATGACGACGCTCCCCGTACGTATGCTGTCCCCAGCAAACATATTGAGCGGCTGCTCGCTTCGGAGGCGGCCGACAAAGTAGTCGTGCTGCAGCGCCGGCGTCCGACGCTCGGTCTGACGTTAACCGCCGGCGAAAAAGCGGAAACGGTCGTGGTCGAGAAAGTCGAAGAAAACGGCCCTGCCGCTCAGGCCGGCATCGCCAAAGGAGACCAGGTCCTCGCGGTCGACGGGCTCTACATTCGTTCCGTTTACCAGGCGATCGGCCCGGTCCTCGCCAAGCAGCCCGGCGACAAGATTCGTCTGAAAGTGCTGCAGGGAGAAAAGCTGGCGACGATCGACGTCACGCTCGGCGGCGGCGTGGAGTTTCCGAATCAAATCGCGCTACTCGGCCCCGATCGCCGTTTGCTCAACGATCCGCGGATCGAACTGGCTCGCCTGGCCGCGAAAGAAAGAGAGCCGCGCGATCCGCTCGCCGTGATGGAAGCGGCCGGCGAAGACGAACAGCCGGTCGATCCTCGCGACGAGCAAATCGAAATTTTGCAACGCGCGATCGATCGCTACGCCAAGCTGATCGAGTTCTACCAGCAACAGCTGGACGCCGAACGCGAAAAGGTGAAGCAGCTGGAAGCCGAAAAGTAA
- a CDS encoding RNA polymerase sigma factor, whose protein sequence is MKIRGLDVENLTSLYFDRIHRAALLMCGNAWDADDLAQEVFLIVANDPTKFEGRSSPYTYLYGILLNLERRLRRKRRMHQEKTEKLAQQQDGSAAAVAADVPVVSEEWKRSLWSLAAELPDGQRQAIVLRFGEELPYQEIADILGCPLGTVKSRIFHGLGTLRKLVAESPGQLREIPRELGDSRSDAI, encoded by the coding sequence ATGAAAATTCGCGGACTTGACGTCGAAAACCTGACCTCCCTCTATTTCGACCGGATCCACCGGGCGGCGCTGCTGATGTGCGGCAACGCCTGGGATGCCGACGATCTAGCCCAAGAGGTCTTTTTGATCGTCGCCAACGACCCGACCAAGTTTGAAGGACGGAGTAGTCCCTACACCTATCTGTACGGGATTCTGCTGAACTTGGAGCGCCGATTGCGCCGCAAAAGGCGGATGCATCAGGAAAAAACCGAGAAGCTGGCCCAGCAGCAAGACGGGTCGGCCGCAGCGGTCGCAGCGGATGTGCCGGTCGTATCGGAAGAATGGAAACGGAGCCTCTGGAGCCTGGCGGCCGAGCTGCCTGACGGTCAACGTCAAGCGATCGTCCTCCGCTTTGGCGAAGAGCTCCCCTACCAGGAGATCGCCGATATCCTCGGCTGTCCCTTGGGAACGGTGAAGAGTCGCATTTTCCATGGATTGGGTACCCTCAGAAAACTGGTTGCCGAAAGCCCCGGCCAACTACGCGAGATCCCTCGCGAACTTGGAGATTCACGATCCGATGCCATCTGA
- the glgA gene encoding glycogen synthase GlgA: protein MNILLASSEVYPFAKTGGLADVCGSLPLELRRLGQDVAVIMPAFRQCFTCGQPIEELPIHFDLPIGSKVVSGQLLKSFLPGSDIPVYLVKNDEYYDRPQLYREDGEDYQDNCERFVFFSRAILEAIRLLELPVDIIHCNDWQTGLAPAYLDIEYAATHGYEKIATLLTIHNMAYQGNFWHWDMVLTGLDWKYFNMHQMEFYGHLNFLKTGIVFADSISTVSPRYAQEIQSSPLGCGLEGVLRDRANVLSGVVNGVDYDKWDPATDDAIAVKYGLGDWEMGKPACKKALQQEFNLPTDPQAPIIGMVGRMADQKGFDLVAEVIQEWARTRNTQWVILGTGEPGHQTQLAQLAEQYPDKVGVKVEFCEAKARRVEAGADMFLMPSLYEPCGLNQLYSLKYGAVPVVRETGGLADTITDADEDSLADGSANGFSFREYSSHALADTLQRACRLYQTDKATWKKIVDNGMAQDWSWKRSAAEYVRLFEETAARKQSKVSGNKKKR, encoded by the coding sequence TTGAATATTCTACTCGCCAGCAGTGAGGTATACCCGTTCGCCAAAACCGGCGGCTTGGCAGACGTTTGCGGTTCTCTTCCCTTAGAATTGCGACGTTTGGGCCAGGATGTCGCGGTCATCATGCCCGCGTTTCGGCAGTGCTTTACATGCGGTCAGCCCATTGAAGAGCTGCCCATCCATTTCGACTTGCCGATCGGAAGCAAGGTCGTCAGCGGCCAATTGCTGAAAAGCTTTTTGCCGGGATCGGACATTCCGGTCTATCTGGTCAAGAACGACGAATACTACGATCGCCCTCAGTTATACCGCGAAGACGGCGAAGACTACCAAGACAATTGCGAACGCTTCGTTTTCTTCTCGCGCGCGATCCTGGAAGCGATTCGGTTGCTCGAATTGCCGGTCGACATCATTCACTGCAATGACTGGCAAACCGGCCTGGCTCCGGCCTATCTCGATATCGAATACGCCGCGACGCATGGCTACGAAAAGATCGCCACGTTGCTGACGATTCACAACATGGCGTACCAGGGCAATTTCTGGCACTGGGACATGGTCCTGACCGGACTCGACTGGAAGTACTTCAACATGCATCAGATGGAGTTCTACGGCCATCTGAACTTCCTGAAGACCGGCATCGTCTTCGCCGATTCGATCAGCACCGTCAGCCCCCGTTACGCCCAAGAGATTCAAAGCAGCCCGCTCGGTTGCGGTCTGGAAGGCGTACTGCGTGATCGCGCCAACGTCTTGTCGGGCGTGGTGAACGGCGTCGACTACGACAAGTGGGATCCGGCGACCGACGACGCGATCGCCGTGAAGTATGGCCTCGGCGATTGGGAAATGGGGAAGCCGGCCTGCAAGAAGGCGCTTCAGCAAGAATTCAACCTGCCGACCGATCCTCAAGCGCCGATCATCGGCATGGTCGGTCGTATGGCCGATCAAAAAGGTTTCGACCTGGTCGCCGAAGTGATTCAGGAATGGGCTCGCACGCGAAACACGCAGTGGGTCATCCTCGGCACCGGCGAACCGGGACACCAGACGCAACTGGCCCAGCTTGCCGAGCAATATCCCGACAAGGTCGGCGTGAAGGTTGAGTTCTGCGAAGCGAAAGCGCGACGCGTCGAAGCGGGCGCCGACATGTTCTTGATGCCGAGCTTGTACGAGCCGTGCGGTTTGAATCAGCTCTATAGCTTGAAGTATGGCGCCGTGCCGGTCGTGCGCGAAACGGGCGGTCTGGCCGATACGATTACCGACGCCGACGAAGACAGTTTGGCGGACGGTTCGGCGAACGGCTTCAGCTTCCGCGAATACAGCTCGCACGCGCTCGCCGACACGCTGCAGCGAGCTTGCCGACTGTATCAAACCGACAAAGCGACCTGGAAGAAGATCGTTGATAACGGCATGGCCCAGGATTGGTCGTGGAAACGAAGCGCTGCCGAGTACGTTCGACTGTTTGAAGAGACGGCCGCCCGCAAGCAGAGCAAGGTCAGCGGCAACAAGAAGAAACGCTAA
- a CDS encoding galactose-1-phosphate uridylyltransferase, with translation MSEIRREPLLGYEVVIAARRAERPHQWDHALPTAKPLDCPFCEGAEVSTTPELWAARPEGSPPNGPGWKVRVVANRFPAFDMSGEVSETHPDDPFFPSQTAHGWQDVVIETPEHLASFTELPAENARLTFVAYQTRLSALKEAGRCNYAQIFKNVGAAGGASLEHSHSQIMATERTPLHVQKELDASRDYFHHYGRSYWAELIERELAAAERIVYADDDFVAFCPFASRVPLETWILPRQASSDFCGVDLTRLEQLAQLTQRCLAQIEKALEFSAYNYLIHTSPFDINAQAYYHWRLVILPRATTQAGFEWGTGMFVNPVPPERAAELMRLAK, from the coding sequence ATGAGCGAGATTCGCCGCGAGCCTCTGTTAGGGTACGAAGTCGTCATCGCCGCGCGCCGCGCCGAACGGCCCCATCAATGGGATCATGCTCTGCCGACGGCCAAGCCGCTTGATTGCCCATTTTGCGAAGGAGCGGAAGTTTCGACGACTCCGGAGTTATGGGCGGCTCGCCCGGAAGGTTCGCCCCCCAATGGACCCGGCTGGAAAGTGCGCGTCGTGGCGAACCGCTTTCCGGCGTTCGACATGTCGGGAGAGGTGAGCGAAACCCACCCTGACGATCCCTTCTTCCCCAGTCAGACGGCGCATGGTTGGCAGGACGTGGTGATCGAGACGCCGGAGCATCTGGCCAGCTTCACCGAACTACCAGCCGAGAACGCTCGCCTAACGTTCGTCGCCTATCAGACTCGGCTCTCCGCCCTAAAAGAGGCTGGTCGTTGCAACTATGCGCAAATCTTTAAGAACGTCGGCGCTGCGGGGGGAGCTTCGCTGGAGCATAGTCACAGCCAGATCATGGCGACCGAGCGGACGCCGCTGCATGTGCAAAAGGAATTGGACGCCAGCCGCGACTATTTCCACCACTATGGCCGCTCTTATTGGGCCGAACTGATCGAGCGCGAGTTGGCTGCGGCTGAACGTATCGTCTATGCAGACGACGACTTCGTCGCGTTCTGCCCCTTCGCGTCGCGCGTGCCGCTGGAAACGTGGATTCTGCCGCGGCAAGCGAGTAGCGATTTTTGCGGGGTTGATCTTACTCGATTGGAACAGCTTGCCCAGCTTACTCAACGCTGCCTGGCGCAGATCGAAAAAGCGTTAGAATTCTCGGCTTACAACTATCTGATTCACACGTCTCCGTTTGACATAAATGCGCAGGCCTACTATCACTGGCGGTTAGTGATTTTGCCGCGCGCAACGACGCAAGCCGGTTTTGAGTGGGGGACGGGGATGTTCGTCAATCCTGTTCCGCCGGAACGAGCTGCGGAGCTGATGCGACTGGCGAAGTAG
- a CDS encoding alpha-amylase/4-alpha-glucanotransferase domain-containing protein has translation MSNSIRLCLVLHNHQPIGNFDGVFEQAYQDSYLPFLDVFDRFSDAIKIGLHTSGPLMEWLDIHHPEYLDRLAAHVRAGRIEIIGGVFYEAILTMIPGRDRVGQIRSYTQWLENRLGATIGGMWMPERVWEQQLTSDIADAGIRYTLLDDFHFKNAGVQQDKLYGYYVTEEAGQVLSIFPGSERMRYLLPFAEPQETIDYLRGIAENHPNSVVVFGDDGEKFGTWPDTKAHVYDRGWLHNFFTALEQNQDWLHTTTLAEAVDSLPPVGKVFLPEGSYREMTEWVLPVPQQVAYEDLVHELEHEPNWPRIKQFVRGGYWRNFKIRYPETDEMYSRMMAVSKRLDLARRKSGADQHLLDYAQTELYRGQCNCSYWHGAFGGVYLPHLRNAVYNHLIAADNIIDSAIGQPGSFIDAEAADFNFDARQEVKLVDEKLLALFAPSQGGMMYELDVRTICHNLLATLTRRPEAYHRKVLAGPSSAGGEVASIHDRVVFKQAGLDERLQYDSYARKSLVDHFFDNDVPAPLVANGEAQERGDFVHGAYEAKIRRNPDRIQVQMSREGNAWGVPLKITKGITLSAGSSTLELAYLIEGVPQDQPMHFAVEMNFAGLPSGADDRFFHQGDDRLGQLGQRLDLHQTTTLGMIDEWLGVDVRWEADQPTSVWTFPIETVSQSEGGFELVHQSVVMMPHWWIQGDKEGRWSVTMKLEIDTSLAESRMPSQEVAATT, from the coding sequence ATGAGCAACTCGATCCGCCTTTGCCTTGTCCTGCACAATCATCAACCGATCGGCAACTTTGACGGCGTCTTTGAGCAGGCATATCAAGACAGCTATCTGCCGTTCCTCGACGTCTTCGATCGTTTTTCGGATGCGATCAAAATCGGTCTGCATACCAGCGGACCGTTGATGGAATGGCTCGACATTCATCATCCCGAATATCTTGATCGCCTGGCCGCGCATGTTCGCGCAGGCCGCATCGAGATCATCGGCGGCGTCTTCTACGAAGCGATCCTGACGATGATTCCGGGTCGCGATCGCGTTGGTCAGATTCGCAGCTACACGCAGTGGCTCGAGAATCGACTCGGCGCGACGATCGGCGGGATGTGGATGCCGGAACGCGTTTGGGAGCAGCAGCTAACCTCCGACATCGCTGACGCCGGCATTCGCTACACGCTGCTCGACGACTTCCACTTCAAGAACGCCGGCGTGCAGCAGGACAAGCTGTACGGTTATTACGTCACTGAAGAAGCGGGCCAGGTGTTGTCGATTTTCCCCGGCAGCGAACGGATGCGATACTTGCTGCCGTTCGCCGAGCCGCAAGAGACGATCGATTATCTGCGCGGCATCGCCGAGAATCATCCGAACAGCGTCGTCGTCTTTGGAGACGATGGTGAGAAGTTCGGCACGTGGCCTGACACGAAGGCGCACGTCTACGATCGCGGCTGGTTGCATAACTTCTTTACGGCGCTGGAGCAAAACCAGGATTGGCTCCACACCACCACGCTCGCCGAAGCGGTCGATTCGCTGCCGCCGGTCGGTAAGGTCTTCCTGCCGGAAGGCAGCTACCGCGAAATGACCGAGTGGGTTCTCCCGGTTCCGCAGCAGGTCGCGTACGAAGACCTGGTTCACGAACTGGAGCACGAACCGAACTGGCCCCGCATCAAGCAGTTCGTCCGCGGCGGTTATTGGCGGAACTTCAAAATTCGCTATCCCGAAACCGACGAGATGTACAGCCGCATGATGGCGGTCAGCAAGCGCTTGGATCTGGCGCGTCGCAAGAGCGGCGCCGATCAACATCTGCTCGATTACGCACAAACCGAACTCTATCGCGGGCAGTGCAATTGCAGCTATTGGCACGGGGCGTTCGGCGGCGTTTATCTGCCTCACCTCCGGAACGCCGTCTACAACCATCTGATCGCGGCCGACAACATTATCGACTCGGCGATCGGTCAGCCCGGTTCGTTCATTGACGCGGAAGCGGCCGACTTCAACTTTGACGCTCGCCAAGAGGTGAAGCTGGTTGATGAAAAGCTGCTCGCGCTCTTCGCTCCTTCGCAGGGTGGAATGATGTACGAGCTCGACGTTCGTACCATCTGCCACAATCTGCTGGCGACTCTCACGCGTCGACCGGAAGCGTATCACCGCAAGGTGCTCGCCGGACCGTCGTCGGCCGGCGGCGAAGTCGCGAGCATCCATGATCGCGTCGTCTTCAAGCAGGCAGGACTCGACGAACGTTTGCAGTACGACTCGTACGCGCGCAAGAGCCTGGTCGATCATTTCTTCGACAACGACGTACCGGCGCCGCTGGTCGCCAATGGCGAAGCGCAGGAACGGGGCGACTTCGTCCACGGCGCTTACGAAGCGAAGATTCGCCGCAATCCCGATCGCATTCAAGTGCAGATGAGCCGCGAAGGGAACGCCTGGGGCGTGCCGCTGAAGATCACCAAGGGGATAACCCTTTCGGCCGGCAGCTCGACGCTGGAGCTCGCCTATCTGATCGAAGGGGTCCCGCAAGATCAGCCGATGCACTTTGCGGTCGAAATGAATTTCGCCGGTCTGCCGTCAGGCGCCGACGATCGCTTCTTCCATCAAGGAGACGATCGCTTGGGACAGCTCGGTCAGCGGTTGGACCTGCACCAGACGACGACGCTGGGTATGATCGATGAGTGGCTCGGGGTCGACGTCCGTTGGGAGGCTGATCAGCCGACCAGCGTTTGGACCTTCCCGATCGAAACGGTCAGCCAATCGGAAGGGGGCTTTGAATTGGTTCACCAAAGCGTGGTGATGATGCCGCATTGGTGGATCCAAGGGGACAAAGAAGGGCGCTGGAGCGTGACGATGAAGCTGGAAATCGACACGTCTCTAGCCGAAAGTCGAATGCCATCGCAGGAGGTAGCGGCGACGACGTAG
- a CDS encoding metallophosphoesterase, giving the protein MSDPAPRADRREFITQMSTLAVGAGALAALAAPTEAAESEVTLQPGPPVLQNPTSSAMAVAWSVNRLATGYVEYGETPELGQRAYAPETGLNPLSSRFLQARLTGLTPGKKIYYRTVTTPITFANAYRIEQGDPIESEVYAFETPSADAAAASFAVINDTHEKLEVLKAATSQLAADPADVTVWNGDIFNDIRSDDQIVAQVLRPADAPYASTRPILFTSGNHDVRGSHARALSAALLDWPDQGALGRNFAVRQGPLALIGLDTGEDKPDAHPVFAGLANFEPYREAQGAWLAETLQRAEIASAPYLVIFCHIPLWGLPGDNPGDTLEGYASYCRQAQRAWHPHLAKAGAQLLICGHTHRFRYDAPTDERAYGQMVGGGPSLSGGTIIRGRADSKELKITATSLDGKSLGEWSISPRQG; this is encoded by the coding sequence ATGAGCGATCCTGCCCCGCGTGCCGATCGGCGCGAATTCATCACCCAGATGTCGACTTTGGCCGTTGGCGCCGGCGCTTTGGCGGCGCTCGCCGCGCCTACGGAAGCGGCGGAAAGCGAAGTCACGCTGCAACCGGGACCGCCGGTCTTGCAAAACCCGACGTCCAGCGCGATGGCGGTCGCGTGGTCGGTCAATCGGCTGGCGACCGGCTATGTGGAATATGGAGAGACGCCCGAGTTGGGGCAGCGGGCTTACGCTCCGGAAACTGGTTTGAACCCGCTCAGCAGTCGGTTCCTACAGGCCCGTCTCACCGGACTGACGCCAGGGAAAAAGATCTACTACCGCACGGTGACGACGCCGATCACCTTCGCCAACGCCTATAGGATCGAACAAGGCGACCCAATTGAGAGTGAGGTCTACGCGTTCGAGACTCCGAGCGCCGATGCGGCCGCCGCATCGTTCGCCGTGATCAACGACACGCACGAGAAGCTGGAAGTGTTGAAAGCGGCGACGTCGCAGTTGGCCGCCGATCCGGCCGACGTGACCGTTTGGAACGGCGACATCTTCAACGACATTCGCAGCGATGATCAGATCGTCGCCCAAGTATTGCGTCCCGCCGATGCGCCGTACGCGTCGACCCGGCCGATTCTGTTTACCAGCGGCAATCATGACGTTCGCGGATCGCACGCTCGCGCGTTGTCGGCGGCGCTGCTCGATTGGCCGGATCAAGGCGCTTTGGGACGCAACTTCGCGGTGCGGCAAGGTCCGCTCGCTTTGATCGGTTTAGATACCGGAGAAGATAAGCCGGACGCGCATCCGGTCTTCGCGGGGCTAGCCAACTTCGAGCCGTATCGCGAAGCGCAAGGAGCGTGGCTGGCCGAAACGCTACAGCGTGCCGAGATCGCATCGGCGCCCTACCTGGTGATCTTCTGCCACATTCCGCTCTGGGGACTTCCCGGCGACAACCCCGGCGACACTTTGGAAGGTTACGCCAGCTATTGTCGCCAAGCGCAACGAGCGTGGCATCCACATCTGGCGAAGGCAGGCGCCCAGCTACTCATTTGCGGGCACACCCATCGCTTCCGTTATGATGCGCCGACCGATGAGCGGGCCTATGGACAGATGGTCGGCGGCGGGCCGAGCTTGAGCGGCGGAACGATCATCCGCGGTCGGGCCGATAGCAAAGAACTGAAGATCACAGCGACGTCGCTCGACGGCAAGTCGCTCGGCGAGTGGAGCATCTCGCCGCGGCAAGGATGA
- a CDS encoding DinB family protein, with amino-acid sequence MPTTLAPVPPKHEEFSIEELIDAYEKGSSEIRAAIAGMTEEEIAAKPVDDMWSTLEVVCHLADCEQFYADRMKRTAATDRPELIEVDGFRYNDAMDYQHHDLEEELLLIEATRRQMARTLRLLPRDAWNREATLSELGTLTLRHLVLHAINHVHHHLEHVKENRKALR; translated from the coding sequence ATGCCTACCACACTTGCTCCCGTGCCTCCCAAGCACGAGGAGTTTTCGATCGAAGAATTGATCGACGCTTACGAAAAGGGTTCTTCTGAAATCCGCGCCGCGATCGCGGGCATGACCGAAGAGGAAATCGCCGCCAAGCCGGTTGATGATATGTGGAGCACGCTCGAGGTCGTTTGCCACCTGGCCGACTGCGAGCAATTCTACGCCGATCGAATGAAGCGGACCGCCGCGACCGATCGACCGGAATTGATTGAAGTTGATGGCTTTCGCTACAACGACGCGATGGACTATCAGCATCACGACCTGGAAGAAGAACTGCTGCTGATCGAAGCGACCCGCCGCCAAATGGCTCGCACCTTGCGACTGTTGCCGCGTGACGCCTGGAATCGCGAAGCGACCCTCAGCGAGCTCGGCACCCTGACGCTGCGTCACCTGGTGCTGCACGCGATCAATCACGTCCACCACCATTTGGAGCACGTGAAAGAGAACCGGAAGGCTCTTCGCTAA
- a CDS encoding DUF4198 domain-containing protein has translation MYLRALLCVLCVSTPLCAHDTWVETNSNVIRTGDAIYVDLKLGNHGNDHRDFKLASKIDLTDCKLAIAGPSGKEFDLIPELVDVGYAPKEGYWNAKFAAAKPGLYLVSHSLDKLVNHGHPVRTLKSGKAYFLVTDSLDKVAENVPGYDKPQGHPLELVPQVSPVAPMGPGQPITVQLLLHGKPLADAVVSFIPRRQTLKPEFDENFERKTDAQGIASFTPTTGDQYLVVAHHHALDEKTADYDETAYSATLTVFVPEVCPCCGE, from the coding sequence ATGTACCTACGGGCACTTTTATGCGTATTGTGCGTTTCTACGCCTCTGTGTGCGCACGATACATGGGTCGAAACCAACTCAAATGTAATCCGGACTGGGGATGCGATTTACGTCGACCTCAAACTCGGGAATCACGGCAATGATCATCGCGATTTTAAACTAGCGAGCAAGATCGATTTGACCGACTGCAAGCTGGCTATCGCGGGTCCTAGTGGTAAGGAATTTGACCTTATTCCCGAGCTGGTTGACGTCGGTTACGCGCCCAAAGAGGGATACTGGAACGCCAAGTTCGCGGCCGCAAAGCCCGGCCTCTATTTGGTTTCCCACTCTTTGGACAAGCTCGTAAATCACGGCCATCCAGTTCGTACTCTCAAAAGCGGAAAAGCGTACTTCCTTGTTACAGACAGTTTGGACAAAGTTGCTGAAAACGTTCCCGGGTACGACAAGCCGCAGGGACACCCGTTGGAGCTCGTACCGCAGGTTAGCCCGGTTGCGCCGATGGGACCGGGGCAGCCGATCACCGTTCAATTGCTACTTCACGGCAAGCCTTTAGCGGACGCGGTCGTTTCGTTCATCCCGCGGCGGCAGACGCTGAAGCCGGAGTTCGACGAAAACTTCGAACGCAAAACCGACGCCCAAGGGATCGCCTCGTTCACGCCGACCACCGGCGACCAGTACCTGGTCGTGGCGCATCATCATGCTCTCGATGAAAAGACGGCCGACTATGACGAGACCGCTTACTCGGCGACGTTGACCGTCTTTGTCCCTGAAGTTTGTCCTTGCTGCGGCGAGTAG
- a CDS encoding DUF2185 domain-containing protein: MTEKKFRLAADQIESLIEPMGGCIATDRITVDGQPVGYMYREPPSNPDDSGWRFFAGDESDDYVNDADNLEVYDVNTIANYDREVIPLLDSPIGSAFAREGDEGELIAVESPFEADELLHPDFPILEPGVFALTDRWSLDLPLRFNKRLEEDGQMVLWRPGVTIYASVWGIPEDYDSSFELLRDLTRDRDPDAFDYQELKEGKLLRIAYRLVEDHDGVDVHALYCFVADADGYVHLSIYFDAPEDVDLAKSIWQGIASSAP, from the coding sequence ATGACTGAAAAGAAGTTTCGCTTGGCCGCGGATCAGATCGAGTCGCTCATTGAGCCGATGGGAGGCTGCATCGCCACCGATCGAATCACGGTCGACGGTCAGCCGGTCGGCTATATGTATCGCGAACCTCCTTCCAATCCGGATGACAGCGGCTGGCGGTTCTTCGCCGGCGACGAATCGGACGATTATGTGAACGACGCCGACAACCTGGAGGTGTACGACGTCAACACGATCGCCAACTACGATCGCGAAGTGATTCCGCTGCTCGACTCGCCGATCGGCAGCGCCTTCGCGCGAGAAGGAGACGAGGGGGAGTTGATCGCCGTCGAAAGTCCGTTTGAAGCGGACGAACTGTTGCACCCGGACTTTCCGATTCTGGAGCCCGGCGTCTTTGCGCTCACCGATCGCTGGTCGCTCGATTTGCCCCTGCGCTTCAACAAGCGGCTGGAAGAAGATGGCCAGATGGTGCTGTGGCGCCCCGGCGTCACCATCTACGCTAGCGTCTGGGGGATTCCGGAAGATTACGATTCGTCCTTTGAGCTTCTCCGCGATCTGACCCGTGACCGGGACCCGGACGCCTTTGACTATCAAGAGCTGAAAGAGGGAAAGCTGCTCCGGATCGCCTATCGTCTGGTCGAGGATCATGACGGCGTCGACGTCCATGCGCTCTACTGCTTCGTCGCCGACGCCGATGGCTACGTCCATCTGTCGATTTACTTCGACGCGCCGGAGGATGTAGATCTCGCGAAGTCGATTTGGCAGGGGATCGCTTCCTCCGCCCCCTAA
- a CDS encoding energy transducer TonB: MLARTSTISYFTSISLHVAAAAALVSWSIRPESWRHQVDAGGTVTLTATMASAESQLQDAPAVEIEVIETAEGSDETTEEAPLDLQKQPTAIPLPLESSEVIFTPRSAPAAMSRKEAASQPTPAETQPSETLPRREATKEPLPESVVAEASPPTVDSVAGARIDVPPQPTPTNAAPGYPPTSRSRREEGRVILRVTISATGEVAEVEIFQSSGFERLDQAALLAVKQWKFTPAQSEGRNVATRVKIPVSFSLRTD; this comes from the coding sequence ATGCTCGCTCGGACTTCCACAATCTCGTACTTCACCAGCATTTCCTTGCACGTCGCAGCGGCGGCGGCGCTGGTGTCATGGAGCATCCGGCCCGAAAGTTGGCGGCATCAGGTCGACGCCGGCGGAACGGTCACGCTGACCGCGACGATGGCTTCGGCCGAGTCGCAGCTGCAAGACGCCCCGGCGGTCGAGATCGAAGTGATCGAGACGGCGGAGGGGAGCGACGAAACGACCGAAGAGGCGCCGCTCGATCTGCAAAAGCAGCCGACCGCGATTCCGCTGCCGCTTGAGTCGTCGGAGGTGATCTTCACGCCGCGCAGCGCCCCGGCCGCCATGTCGCGAAAAGAAGCGGCGTCGCAGCCGACTCCGGCCGAAACCCAACCATCCGAAACGCTCCCCCGCCGCGAAGCGACGAAAGAGCCGCTCCCGGAGTCGGTCGTCGCCGAAGCGTCGCCCCCGACCGTCGATAGCGTCGCCGGCGCACGGATCGACGTTCCGCCGCAACCTACGCCGACGAACGCAGCGCCTGGCTATCCGCCCACTTCCCGTAGTCGCCGCGAAGAGGGACGGGTTATCTTGCGGGTCACGATTTCGGCGACCGGCGAAGTGGCCGAAGTCGAAATCTTTCAGTCGAGCGGATTCGAACGACTGGATCAGGCGGCGCTGCTGGCGGTAAAACAGTGGAAGTTCACGCCGGCGCAAAGCGAAGGACGCAACGTGGCGACGCGTGTGAAGATCCCCGTCTCGTTTTCTCTGCGTACCGATTGA